GCGCAACCGCCGTGGGCCTGATGGGCGCCGCGGTTATCGATGAGAGAGGTTTCCTCCGACTCGGTGTCGCACAGAAAAAAATAGGGGGCGGTGCCGAAGTGTTCGTGGGGGATGCCTTCGAGACCCCGATCCTCCAGCACGGGAAAACAGAGCTTCATGATGTTCCTCCTTAATGGACCGGCGCGCTCCGCCGGGAGTCCGCGACGGGTTCGGGGATTCCCTCGCGGCGGGGAGCGCCTGGACCCGCGACGGTCATCCCGTCGAAGGCCGACCGTTCAATTGTACCAGCGCCGCGCCTCCCCGCCAAGCGAAGCGGGAAACCGGGCGGTTCACGTTTTCTTCCCACCCTCCGGCGGAAGAGCCGCGCCGCGCCGGAAGAGAGAACGGAGGGGGACGCGCGATCCCTCCCCGCCGTCGACCGCCGCCTGCAATCCGGCGAGCCTCCCCTCGAAGGGGCCGAGGGTCCAGCACGCACCGGCGTCGAGGGCCTCCACGGGCGGGCCTTCCTCGTTCCGCGGGCAGATGTCCCGCATCTCCGCCACCATCCCGTCCGGCCGGCGCTCGATCCAGCGGAGCGGGAGCCCCTGCGTGCGACAGACGTAGGGCCGGTCCTCGTAGATGCGGCACCGCCCTCCTCCGTCGAGAAAGGCGCAGACGCCCACGGGGGCGGGCTCTTCCCCGTCGAGGATGCCGGCGCGGCGGCGGCGGATCCTGTCCGCCTCGATGCCGAAGACGGTGATCCCGTCCACGCAGCAGTCGGCGCAGCCGGCGCCGCAGCGCAGCCTTTCCTGGTGAAGCGCGCGGAGAGGATCGAGCCTCTTCTCGAGATCCCGGTAGAACTCCTCCAGCTCCTCCATGGCGGCGGCGTCGATCCCGCTCATCCGTTCGCCTCCCCCCCGCGCCCCTCGTCCGGCGCGACGATCTCGCAAAAAAGACTGGAACCGGCCACCTCGGTGATCCGTCCCGTGACGCCCAACTCGGCCGTCCATCTCTCGAAGTCGGCGGGGCGGGCGATGCCGGCGCGAAAACCGTCCTCGCAAACGATTACACCGTCGCCGGTCCGCCGGCGATCGATCGGCCCGAGAAGTCCCTCCCTCGCCTGCGCCTCGAACCAGTCGAGACGATCCTCCCAAAAACGATCCGCATAGCTCGAGACGAGGATCTTACCGCCGGGGCGCGCGGCCTGGAGCGCCTCGCCGATCAGACGGACCGGGTCGACGCCGAAAGCGGATATTCCGTTCTGCGCGCAGATCACGGCGTCGAAGGAGCGGTACCGGAAGGCGAGACGGGCGGCGTCCATCGCCGCGAGTCGAATGTTGACGAAGGGGGCCGCCGCCTCGCGCGCCAGGGCGAGGCTCGCCACGCTCCTGTCGATCCCCCAGAGAACGCGCACCCGAGGCGCGAGGAACGCGAGGATCCTCCCGTATCCGCAACCGAGTTCGAGCACCGCGTCCGCGGCGCCCAACCGGGAGAGGATGTGTTCGATCTCGGCTTTCAGATAGGCGCGCGCCGGCGGCGGGGCGACGGCGTAACAACGCCGGAGCCGTTCGGCGGAGAGTCGTTGCTCGTAGTATCCGCCGCCCAAAACGCGTCTCTCCCGGGAGCCCGGCGAGGAAAAGACCAGAAACCGCGGGTGCAGAACGATCCGTGTCGCCTCCGTCAAACTAACAAATTCATAATGAGGATCAATACAAAACAAGAGCGGCGCTTCCCCGAAGAGAACGTTGCTTGACGAAACCGGTGAAAGCCGATATCCTATTGTCTTGCAAGGCGATGGAGTCCGCCGGTCACCGTGCTTTCGCTGATGACTCCTACCGAACCGTTCGTCCGGAGGAGTTCGTCGTGCGGGAGTTCATGCTCGTGGGGTGTGGTGGGTTCGCGGGCGCCGTCGCGCGCTGGGCGCTCGCGTCGCGGGTGCAGCAAATGGTGGGCGAGTCCGCCCTCCCCGTCGGCACCCTCCTCGTGAACGTGCTCGGATGCCTCGCCATCGGGCTCGCCATCGAACTCGGCGAGCGCACCTTTCCCGGTAATCACTTCCGTCTTCTCGGCGTGATCGGTTTCCTCGGCGGCTTCACCACCTTTTCCGCCTTTTCCCACGAGACGATGGACCTTTTTCTGCGCGGAAAGGGCTTTTCCGCCGTGACCTACCTCGTCGCGAGCGTCGCGCTCTGCGGGATCGGCGTCCTCTTCGGGCGAAAATTGTTTCACTGGCTGATCGGTTGATCCTCTTCAAGAAGGGATGGCGCGAGGAACGCCCCGGTCATTCGCCCCCACCGAAGATTTGATCCGATGTCCACACCGCCTTCTCTTCCTCCGGGTTGCCCATGGATTCACCTTCGGCTCTCTACGCGGCGAAGAGATTCCGCTTCTTCCAAAGATAGGCGGTCGCCCAGACGGCGAAGATCGCGAAGGGCGTGAAGAGAAGCGCGCCGGGGCTCACCGATCCGGCGTGCAGGTCGCGCACCCAGATCACCGTCATCGAGTAGACCCAGAGAACGTTGGCCATCAGAGCGGCGTCCCGGCCCCACACGCGCAGGCGCCGCACGCCGGCGGCGGCCGCGAAAAGGAGAGGGACGGCCCAGACCAAGTCGCCGACCAGAAAGCCGAGCGTCCCCGAAGCGGAGGCGCGAATCGCCGGGTCCTCGATCGGCGCGCCACGGAAAAGACGCGCGTACACGAGCGCCCAGAAAAGAAACGTGACGATGCCCGCCACGCCGTTCACGACGGCGATCACCGTCACGGCGCGGGGGCGCCCTTCCTCCGTCATCGGTCCATCCTCCCCGGGCCGTTCGCCCGCGCGCTTCCGGACGAGAACACGGCCCGGCGGGAAGATCGACCCGCCGGGCCGTTCGTGTCATGCATCATCGGCGGGCTGGGACGCGGCGCCCGTCCGTCAATCCCAGGCCATGTCGGTCTTCCATACCTCCCAGACCTTACCGACCAGATCCGGGCCGGGCTTAAGCGTCATCTTCCCCGGCTTCCAACCGGAGGGCATCGCCTCGGCCCCTTTCGTCTTACGCACGTGCTGGAACGCCTGGATCTGCCGGAGCGTCTCCGAAACGTTCCGGCCCACCGGCGGCGTGAGCACCTCGTAGCCCTGGACGACGCCGTCCGGGTCGATGAGGAACCGGCCACGCGTTTCCACGCCCGCGTCCTCGTCGTACACGCCGTACACACTCCCCACCTTGCCGCCGCCGTCGGAGAGCATCGGGAAGGGAACGCCCCCCTTCACCATCTTGGAGAGTTCTTGGTCGTTCCACATTTTATGCACGAACATGCTGTCCACGCTCATCGACAGAACTTCGACGCCCAGTTTCTGGAATTCCGCGTACTTGTCGGCGACCGCCGACACTTCGGTAGCTCAGACGAATGTGAAGTCACCGGGGTAGAAGCAGAGGACCACCCACTTGCCCAGATGCTCCGAGAGCTGGACGTTGATAAAGGCCCCTTTGTGATACGCCGGGGCCGTGAAGTCGGGAGCTTTTCTCCCTACGAGAATCATCTGTCCCGTCCCTCCTTCCGGTTGGGGTGCGTCCGCTTTCGGTTTCTTCGCCGGTTCGCCGACCGGCCCGCCCGTCGGGCGCGCGCAGCCGGCCGCCGGTTTGTCCGCCATAGCGACCTCCTTTCGCTTGGGCCCGTAACGCATTGGTAAACAAGGAGCGCCGCCGCCGCTCTTCGCGCGGAACGCCCTGTTTCGCTCCAGACGCCTTCAGCTTATCCCGCCCGGCAACCGAAATCCACCGTAATCGAATAGGATCCAAGAGAAGAAAAGGCGGGTCGATCAAGAGAGAAGGTCGTTCGCGTAGGGGGTATCCCGCAGAGTTTCTTCCACTTCACCATAGTTCAAGATGAGATCCCGCAGGGGTTCCGGGTTCTGCCGCTTCATTCTGATCTTACCCGGATCGATATCCGACACTCCCAAATACACGCCGATCCTCCGAAATTCCGTAAAGGGATCGGCCGCGAGCCTCTCGTATGTAACGGTGATCGTATCCCGATCCGCAAAGCGCTCTTCGATCTTCCTCTCCACCTTCTCGATGTTGCCGATTCGTTCCAGAAGGTCTTTTGTTTCGACCCGGATCCGGCGTTGGGAGAGGGTTGCCTTCGCGTCGAAATCGACCCATTGATTCGTGGCGAACGCGATATCGAGAGACACGATCATCCGAAGGCGGTTTTTTCTCGTCTGATGAATGACCTTGAACTCTTTGTGCTCTAGAAACTCCCGCCACTCCGAATCGGTCAAATGATAGTCGAACAGCTTAAAGCCGACACACCGAACGGAAGGAGACCTTTTTCTGTAAAGCCTCCGAAGCCGTCTTTCGAAATCCCGTCCGACCTCCCGATATTCATTGGAAAAGATCTCGTTGTACATGCGTACGTGCTTGGAGGTCGTGAGTCCGTCTATCAAATAATTGGTTCCCGTCCGAGCATGTCCGACAACCACCAACCGCGCATACTCCCGGCTCCCCCACAAGGCCGAACCGATCAGGTCGGCCGCATCAAAAACCCTCATACCCCACCGCCGGGCGACCACGCGAAAATTCACATTAAATCCTCATTGTATTGCTTATAAACAAAAGATCGCGCCTTGCCCTTTTATGGATTCGCCTGGAATGTGGATCACGCGTCTTGCATGGAACGCGAACATGGTAGGCGGGAGGCCGAGGGGAACACAACAGGAAAATGTTTCGGACCGTCGGATGCCGGCGCCACCGCCGCCGCGTTCGGATCTAGACGACGAGGGGTGGCCTCCCGGCGCGACGCCGGAGACGGTTGATCGTCCGGAGAAGGGGACCGCGCGAGACGAGCCAACGCGCGAGACGAAACTTCCCCGGAAAATCGAGAAGGGCGATTCCGGCGAGAATGGTGAGCAATCCCTGGCCCGGCAGGAAGAGCATGGCGATTCCGGCCAGGAGAAAGAGTGCGCCGACGGCGTTCTTCAGAACGAGCAGAAGGATACGGAGGACCGGGTTCGCATTCGCCCAGAGAACCCCGCGGCGCTTCCCGGGGGCGAAATAGTCCGGCGGGATCCGAACGACCAGGCGGGGGACGGCGGCGAGCGCGAAGAGAAAGGCGGCGAGCGACGCGCCCGCGATCCATGCGGCCGCCTCTCCGTTCTGTCTCAAACAGTCGAACACGCGCTTCCCCCGCTCAGCCGGTCGCCTTCACCCCGCCCAACGTCTCCTCGAACGCCAGCAGAAAAGCCTCCACGTCGGCGCGTTCGATGGTGAGGGGCGGGTCGATCCGAAGCACGTTCCGGCCGGGTCTCCGGGCGGCGAGAAACCCGCGACGC
The genomic region above belongs to Candidatus Eisenbacteria bacterium and contains:
- a CDS encoding YkgJ family cysteine cluster protein, coding for MSGIDAAAMEELEEFYRDLEKRLDPLRALHQERLRCGAGCADCCVDGITVFGIEADRIRRRRAGILDGEEPAPVGVCAFLDGGGRCRIYEDRPYVCRTQGLPLRWIERRPDGMVAEMRDICPRNEEGPPVEALDAGACWTLGPFEGRLAGLQAAVDGGEGSRVPLRSLFRRGAALPPEGGKKT
- a CDS encoding class I SAM-dependent methyltransferase, which produces MGGGYYEQRLSAERLRRCYAVAPPPARAYLKAEIEHILSRLGAADAVLELGCGYGRILAFLAPRVRVLWGIDRSVASLALAREAAAPFVNIRLAAMDAARLAFRYRSFDAVICAQNGISAFGVDPVRLIGEALQAARPGGKILVSSYADRFWEDRLDWFEAQAREGLLGPIDRRRTGDGVIVCEDGFRAGIARPADFERWTAELGVTGRITEVAGSSLFCEIVAPDEGRGGEANG
- the crcB gene encoding fluoride efflux transporter CrcB translates to MREFMLVGCGGFAGAVARWALASRVQQMVGESALPVGTLLVNVLGCLAIGLAIELGERTFPGNHFRLLGVIGFLGGFTTFSAFSHETMDLFLRGKGFSAVTYLVASVALCGIGVLFGRKLFHWLIG
- a CDS encoding peroxiredoxin, whose translation is MADKPAAGCARPTGGPVGEPAKKPKADAPQPEGGTGQMILVGRKAPDFTAPAYHKGAFINVQLSEHLGKWVVLCFYPGDFTFVUATEVSAVADKYAEFQKLGVEVLSMSVDSMFVHKMWNDQELSKMVKGGVPFPMLSDGGGKVGSVYGVYDEDAGVETRGRFLIDPDGVVQGYEVLTPPVGRNVSETLRQIQAFQHVRKTKGAEAMPSGWKPGKMTLKPGPDLVGKVWEVWKTDMAWD